A single Vespa crabro chromosome 21, iyVesCrab1.2, whole genome shotgun sequence DNA region contains:
- the LOC124431417 gene encoding lysosome-associated membrane glycoprotein 2-like: MKLRFLYAILLMAIVLVKAEEDVDTDNILDNKDFDDIVNKENSGIRGRSLNVDVKNNGKETTEPGNGEENTELGNGKETNEPGNGKENTEPGNGKETNEPGNGKDTTEPGNGEETTGPGNGEETTELDNGEETTGPGNGEETTEPGNGKETTEPGNGKETTEPTNEGTTNTTSEGTTNTTSEGTTNTTSEGTTNTTSEGNTESTSKTPTTVPSLEDYPYQVRGKNGTCILSKMTILLTVNYNTTNNKNNKSTLKVPSTANVSGICEKDKNSMTLTWLSFENNTESVNFADTANNSNMTFSFKKNDSKFSIDQIIGFIYMDETYFPNTTEKGTYTELVTKSDLNLFSSATNSKYVCNVNTVVEEDNLELSITNVELIAFNEDDSTISSKSINDCTTAVLSESANVGAIVGGIIGALVVIGIIGFIIWRRRRNSSVRSEVA, from the exons ATGAAACTTCGATTTTTATACGCGATCCTCCTAATGGCGATCGTATTGGTCAAAG cCGAGGAAGACGTGGATACAGATAATATactcgataataaagattttgacGACATTGTGAATAAGGAAAATTCCGGAATTAGAGGACGATCTCTAAATGTTGATGTAAAAAACAATGGCAAAGAAACCACCGAACCAGGCAATGGCGAAGAAAACACCGAACTAGGCAATGGCAAAGAAACCAACGAACCAGGCAATGGCAAAGAAAACACCGAACCAGGCAATGGCAAAGAAACCAACGAACCAGGCAATGGCAAAGATACCACCGAACCAGGTAATGGCGAAGAAACCACCGGACCAGGTAATGGCGAAGAAACCACCGAACTAGACAATGGCGAAGAAACCACCGGACCAGGTAATGGCGAAGAAACCACCGAACCAGGCAATGGCAAAGAAACCACCGAACCAGGCAATGGCAAAGAAACCACCGAACCAACCAATGAAGGAACCACCAATACAACCAGTGAAGGAACCACCAATACAACCAGTGAAGGAACCACCAATACAACCAGTGAAGGAACCACCAATACAACCAGTGAAGGAAACACTGAAAGTACATCAAAAACGCCAACAACCGTTCCAAGTTTAGAGGATTACCCATACCAAGTTCGTGGAAAAAACGGAACGTGTATATTGTCGAAGATGACGATCTTATTAACTGTGAATTACAACACCACAAATAACAAG AATAATAAATCAACCTTGAAAGTACCTTCTACTGCAAACGTCAGTGGTATAtgcgaaaaagataaaaattctatGACATTAACTTggttatcatttgaaaataatacagAAAGCGTCAATTTTGCGGATACagctaataatagtaacatgaCATTCTCTTTCAAGAAGAACGATTCTAAGTTTTCGATTGATCAAATCATTGGATTCATATACATGGATGAAACGTATTTTCCAAATACAACAG AAAAAGGGACTTACACAGAACTGGTAACCAAATCGGATCTTAATTTGTTCTCTTCTGCTACGAACAGTAAATATGTATGCAACGTTAACACTGTTGTGGAGGAAGACAACCTTGAATTATCAATAACCAATGTCGAATTGATAGCTTTCAACGAGGATGACAGTACTATATCGTCGAAATCAa taaATGACTGTACAACTGCTGTTTTATCTGAATCGGCGAATGTTGGTGCAATAGTAGGTGGTATTATCGGTGCTTTAGTCGTGATTGGTATCATTGGATTTATAATTTggcgacgaagaagaaactcTTCTGTTCGATCGGAAGtagcataa
- the LOC124431418 gene encoding uncharacterized protein LOC124431418, with protein MKFQVWYAILLMAIAMIKAEIDVSRDNVFDNKDLGYIVKKESFGNQGRSLNDDDDDDDDDDDKNLSENEKFIEINEIDKSIEKHFTIITSNLNSTDNSTVKIDTTSTVKTTTSTTVENTTTTIVKNTTPPTVENTTTTIVKNTTPPTVENITTTIVEKTTSSTGENTSSTIDKNNESTSSEISVSTIASLEDYPYQVHGEKGTCILSKMTISLTVTYNNTEMEATNKILNPSSSYITTDGYCSEPYSAMQLTWPYEDLESKGNLNLTMAKMNNITFSLKKDDEDSKFSVFQILVSIRLDPFNFPDALEADILQTTDSNLMLFKASAIDGKYKCNIPIVVRTESVEITLTDVELIAFNTDDNISSRYEENCIQNIDETVNIGNIVGIISVLIIAKIAICFVGYMIWRR; from the exons aTGAAATTTCAAGTTTGGTACGCGATTCTCTTAATGGCAATCGCAATGATCAAAG CCGAGATAGACGTAAGTAGAGATAATgtattcgataataaagatttggGATATATTGTGAAGAAGGAAAGTTTCGGAAATCAAGGACGTTCTTtaaatgacgacgatgacgatgatgatgatgatgatgataagaatttgtcagaaaacgaaaaatttattgaaattaatgaaattgataaATCAATCGAAAAGCACTTCACCATCATAACCTCCAACTTGAACAGTACTGATAATAGTACTGTCAAAATTGACACCACAAGTACCGTTAAAACCACCACCTCAACTACTGTGGAAAATACTACCACAACTATTGTGAAAAATACTACCCCACCTACTGTGGAAAATACTACCACAACTATTGTGAAAAATACTACCCCACCTACTGTGGAAAATATTACCACAACTATTGTGGAAAAAACTACCTCAAGTACTGGCGAAAACACTAGCTCAACTattgacaaaaataatgaaagcaCATCATCAGAAATATCAGTATCAACCATTGCAAGTTTGGAGGATTATCCATATCAAGTTCatggagaaaaaggaacatgTATATTGTCGAAGATGACGATTTCATTAACTGTGACGTACAACAACACAGAGATGGAG GCTACTAATAAAATCTTGAACCCATCGTCTTCTTATATAACGACCGATGGTTATTGCAGTGAGCCATATTCTGCTATGCAATTAACTTGGCCGTACGAAGACCTTGAATCTAAAGGAAATCTTAATTTGACAATGGCAAAAATGAACAATATTACTTTTAGCTTGAAGAAAGACGATGAAGATTCTAAATTTTCAGTTTTTCAAATACTCGTATCGATACGTTTAGATCCATTTAATTTTCCGGATGCATTAG aagcAGACATATTGCAGACAACCGACTCgaatttaatgttatttaaagCTTCTGCTATTGATGGTAAATACAAATGCAATATTCCAATTGTTGTTAGAACAGAATCGGTTGAAATAACGTTGACCGACGTTGAATTAATAGCTTTCAATACGGATGACAATATTTCATCGAGATACG aGGAGAACTGTATTCAAAATATTGATGAAACTGTGAACATAGGAAATATTGTTGGAATAATCAGTGTACTTATCATTGCTAAAATAGCTATTTGTTTCGTTGGATATATGATATGGCGACGATAA